A region of uncultured Desulfobacter sp. DNA encodes the following proteins:
- the hypE gene encoding hydrogenase expression/formation protein HypE, whose translation MNNDTILLDHGAGGKVSHAMFSQLILPLFDNGLLAKQDDGAVFEVPGGRMAFSTDSYTVDPIFFPGGDIGELAVNGTVNDVAMCGATPLYISVGLIIEEGMKVCDLKRILESMAAAAKKAGVRIVTGDTKVVPRGKVDKIFINTSGIGLVPAGVNVSGDAARPGDKVIVSGTIADHGVTILSEREGLKFDSNVKSDSAPLNHMVKAVLDSGCPVHVLRDPTRGGLGTTLNEIAVQSKVGIRLFEDRLPVRGPVRGICELLGFDPLYLANEGKLIAIVPQADADKVLDIIRQDEFGKEAVIIGEVTNQDPGRVVLETLIGGTRIVDMLTGEQLPRIC comes from the coding sequence ATGAATAATGATACGATTCTTCTGGATCACGGTGCCGGGGGCAAGGTTTCCCATGCCATGTTTTCACAACTGATTTTACCGTTGTTCGATAACGGACTATTGGCGAAACAGGATGATGGGGCCGTTTTTGAGGTGCCCGGGGGCAGGATGGCTTTTTCAACGGATTCCTATACCGTGGACCCCATTTTTTTCCCCGGCGGGGATATCGGGGAGCTTGCCGTAAACGGCACCGTCAATGACGTGGCCATGTGCGGGGCAACGCCCCTGTATATTTCTGTGGGGTTGATCATTGAAGAAGGCATGAAGGTTTGTGACCTTAAACGCATTCTTGAATCCATGGCCGCAGCGGCTAAAAAGGCGGGGGTAAGGATCGTCACCGGTGATACCAAGGTGGTGCCCCGGGGAAAGGTTGACAAAATATTCATCAACACATCCGGGATCGGACTTGTTCCGGCCGGGGTCAATGTATCGGGGGACGCGGCGCGACCCGGCGATAAGGTGATTGTTTCAGGCACCATTGCCGATCATGGGGTCACCATATTGAGCGAACGCGAAGGGTTGAAATTTGATTCAAACGTCAAAAGTGACTCTGCACCCTTAAACCACATGGTCAAAGCCGTTCTGGACTCAGGATGCCCGGTTCATGTGCTGCGGGACCCCACCCGCGGGGGCCTTGGTACCACATTAAACGAAATCGCCGTCCAGTCAAAGGTGGGTATCCGGCTCTTTGAGGACCGGCTGCCGGTACGCGGACCGGTCCGGGGCATATGCGAACTTCTGGGATTTGATCCTTTGTACCTGGCCAATGAGGGCAAACTCATCGCCATTGTACCCCAGGCCGATGCCGACAAGGTGCTGGATATTATCCGGCAGGATGAATTCGGTAAAGAGGCTGTGATTATCGGAGAGGTTACAAATCAGGACCCGGGCCGGGTTGTGCTGGAAACCCTCATCGGCGGCACCCGGATTGTGGACATGCTGACGGGCGAGCAACTGCCCCGGATCTGCTAG
- the groL gene encoding chaperonin GroEL (60 kDa chaperone family; promotes refolding of misfolded polypeptides especially under stressful conditions; forms two stacked rings of heptamers to form a barrel-shaped 14mer; ends can be capped by GroES; misfolded proteins enter the barrel where they are refolded when GroES binds): MSKEIKYDAKAREAILRGVKTLADAVVVTLGPKGRNVVIERSWGSPMVTKDGVTVAKEIEIKDKFENMGAQMVKEAASKTSDMAGDGTTTATVLARAIYENGQKLVVAGHNPLWIKRGIDKAVARVVETLETMATPTRSQNDIAQVGTISANNDEAIGKIIARAMELVGKEGVITVEEAKSTDTTLEVVEGMQFDRGYLSPYFVTDIEKMAVSLDNPYLLICERSISSMKNLLPVLEKIAKSGKSILVLAEDVSGDALATLVVNKLRGSLNIAAVKAPGFGDRKKEMLEDIAVLTGGQVVSEDMGIKLENITLQDLGQAKSIIIDKDTTTIIDGAGSQDVLKSRVKMLRAQVEETTSDYDREKLQERLAKLIGGVAVIHVGAATEIEMKEKKARVEDALNATRAAVEEGIVPGGGVALVRCLPSLETLTLEGEENIGIAVIAAAIEAPLRKIADNAGVEGAVVLDKVKAGQGAFGYNARTNVYEDLIAAGVMDPKKVVRLALQNAASIASIMLTTQVMIAEKPGRHAAEEMPGDEMGQMMM, encoded by the coding sequence ATGTCAAAAGAAATTAAATATGATGCAAAAGCGCGTGAAGCCATACTGCGGGGTGTGAAGACACTTGCGGACGCAGTTGTTGTGACCCTGGGGCCTAAAGGCAGAAACGTGGTAATTGAAAGATCCTGGGGATCACCCATGGTCACCAAGGACGGTGTAACCGTTGCAAAGGAAATTGAGATAAAAGACAAGTTTGAAAATATGGGCGCACAGATGGTGAAAGAGGCGGCCAGCAAAACTTCTGATATGGCCGGGGACGGCACAACCACGGCAACCGTTCTTGCCCGGGCGATCTATGAAAACGGCCAGAAACTGGTGGTTGCCGGACACAACCCCCTATGGATTAAAAGGGGCATTGATAAAGCCGTTGCCAGGGTTGTTGAAACCCTTGAAACCATGGCGACACCCACCAGAAGTCAGAATGACATAGCCCAGGTCGGCACCATCTCGGCCAACAACGATGAGGCCATCGGGAAAATTATTGCCAGAGCCATGGAACTGGTCGGAAAAGAAGGCGTTATTACTGTTGAAGAGGCCAAATCAACAGATACGACCCTTGAGGTTGTGGAAGGCATGCAGTTTGATCGCGGATACCTCTCTCCCTATTTTGTAACCGATATTGAAAAAATGGCTGTTTCACTTGATAATCCGTATCTGTTGATTTGTGAAAGATCCATATCTTCCATGAAAAATCTGCTTCCGGTGCTTGAAAAAATTGCAAAATCAGGAAAATCCATTCTTGTCCTTGCCGAAGATGTTTCCGGAGACGCCCTTGCCACCCTGGTGGTCAACAAACTTCGCGGCAGTTTAAATATCGCGGCGGTCAAGGCCCCCGGTTTTGGCGACAGAAAAAAGGAGATGTTAGAAGACATTGCCGTTTTAACCGGCGGGCAGGTTGTTTCCGAAGATATGGGAATCAAACTTGAAAATATCACCCTGCAGGATCTGGGGCAGGCAAAAAGCATTATTATTGACAAAGACACCACCACCATCATTGATGGCGCAGGTTCCCAAGATGTCCTTAAGAGCCGTGTCAAAATGCTCCGCGCACAGGTTGAAGAAACAACTTCGGACTATGACAGGGAAAAGCTTCAGGAGCGGCTTGCCAAGCTGATTGGCGGTGTTGCCGTCATTCATGTCGGGGCTGCCACTGAAATTGAAATGAAAGAAAAGAAAGCCCGGGTGGAAGACGCCCTTAATGCAACCCGGGCGGCGGTTGAAGAAGGCATTGTTCCGGGCGGCGGTGTCGCCCTGGTCAGATGCCTTCCTTCCCTTGAGACGCTTACCCTTGAAGGCGAGGAAAACATAGGTATTGCCGTTATTGCAGCAGCCATTGAAGCCCCCCTGCGCAAAATTGCCGATAATGCCGGTGTTGAAGGCGCCGTTGTTCTCGATAAAGTCAAAGCGGGTCAGGGTGCCTTTGGTTACAATGCCAGAACCAATGTTTATGAGGATCTGATTGCAGCGGGCGTTATGGATCCGAAAAAAGTGGTTCGTTTGGCCCTGCAGAATGCAGCCAGTATCGCGTCGATTATGCTGACCACCCAGGTTATGATTGCCGAAAAACCGGGTAGACATGCGGCAGAAGAGATGCCTGGTGATGAAATGGGGCAAATGATGATGTGA
- a CDS encoding transposase translates to MMKKDIDAESATATRRGQVLPFEDKMAQAATMITDIQNYFKQPVLIVTDSWFGNNGLWSRLDRETDGAFHLLSCMRTNITLYDVAPVCAGTPKAGRPRKYGQRLGSVDTCAAKLKEKARNYRVFLYGKKKEVQAYSQTVMLKTMKCRVRVVWVYRKTRYVALMTTDMELSVEQIIEYYGARWKIESGFKEIKQDIGSSKSQVRNSESVLNHLNFCMMATTLTWIYADRLENAPDRRHKIRGRAGFAFSDVRRIIAEAALSSDFYSVCPVPGQNPQKSLVRTLLNMVA, encoded by the coding sequence ATGATGAAAAAGGATATTGATGCCGAATCGGCTACTGCCACACGAAGAGGACAGGTTCTTCCCTTTGAAGACAAAATGGCACAAGCGGCTACAATGATAACGGACATTCAAAATTATTTTAAGCAGCCGGTGTTGATTGTGACAGATAGCTGGTTTGGCAACAATGGCCTCTGGTCCAGGTTGGATCGTGAAACTGACGGCGCTTTCCATCTGCTTTCGTGTATGCGAACAAATATTACATTATATGACGTTGCACCTGTCTGTGCGGGGACACCGAAGGCTGGCCGCCCACGAAAATATGGCCAACGTTTGGGATCTGTTGATACTTGTGCAGCGAAATTGAAGGAGAAGGCTCGGAATTATCGAGTTTTTCTGTACGGCAAAAAAAAGGAAGTGCAGGCATATTCACAAACCGTTATGCTGAAAACGATGAAATGCCGCGTACGAGTTGTCTGGGTTTATCGAAAAACACGGTATGTCGCCCTCATGACCACAGATATGGAGCTTTCGGTTGAGCAAATTATAGAATATTATGGTGCACGGTGGAAAATTGAATCCGGGTTTAAAGAAATCAAACAGGATATTGGCAGTTCAAAATCACAAGTTCGAAATTCGGAATCCGTATTAAATCATCTTAATTTCTGCATGATGGCCACCACGCTGACATGGATCTATGCCGACCGATTGGAAAACGCACCAGATCGAAGACATAAAATTCGGGGGCGAGCCGGATTTGCATTTTCTGATGTGCGCAGGATAATTGCGGAGGCGGCATTGAGTTCTGATTTTTATAGTGTTTGCCCTGTACCGGGGCAAAACCCACAAAAATCTTTGGTCAGGACCTTGCTGAACATGGTTGCATAG
- a CDS encoding HypC/HybG/HupF family hydrogenase formation chaperone, with amino-acid sequence MCLAVPSKIIEINDAVAKVEVDGVVRQASLMLLEDARIGDYVIIHAGFAISKVDEEAALQTIADMRRILELGGGPA; translated from the coding sequence ATGTGTTTGGCTGTACCTTCAAAAATTATTGAAATCAACGATGCCGTAGCCAAGGTGGAAGTGGACGGGGTGGTCCGTCAGGCCAGCCTGATGCTGCTTGAGGATGCCCGTATCGGGGATTATGTTATTATTCATGCCGGATTTGCCATTTCAAAGGTGGATGAAGAAGCTGCATTGCAAACCATTGCAGATATGCGTAGGATACTTGAATTGGGCGGCGGTCCGGCCTGA
- the hypD gene encoding hydrogenase formation protein HypD, with product MSLTSNLDFKDPEISKALVARIREKSTRPLRLMEVCGTHTMAIFRYGIRSVLPDTITLLSGPGCPVCVTAQKDIDAYVMLARKTDVILTTFGDLMKVPGSGSSLAGEKAKGADVRMVYSIFDALDMAKENPDKEVVFCAVGFETTIPTIAGAVLTAKARGVNNFSVYGANKLTPPALAALMETDGVQIDGFILPGHVSVITGLDAFAPTFERYNIPSAVTGFEPVDILKAVLLLVEQNESGTPGLVNAYPRAVADAGNPKARAIMDQVFEKADALWRGIGNIPDSGMVLRESFSQFDAARKFNLAIPDTREPAGCDCGKILMGLKRPDQCRLYKKTCTPMHPVGPCMVSSEGSCAAFYKYSR from the coding sequence ATGAGTTTAACATCCAACCTGGATTTTAAAGATCCTGAAATTTCAAAGGCCCTGGTGGCCCGGATCCGTGAAAAAAGTACCCGGCCGTTGCGGCTGATGGAAGTGTGCGGCACCCATACCATGGCCATTTTTCGTTACGGCATCCGGTCTGTGCTGCCAGACACCATCACCCTTTTATCAGGCCCCGGCTGTCCTGTGTGTGTCACCGCCCAGAAGGACATTGACGCCTATGTGATGCTGGCGAGAAAAACCGATGTGATTCTGACGACCTTCGGTGATTTGATGAAGGTGCCGGGGTCCGGGTCCAGTCTTGCCGGGGAAAAGGCCAAGGGTGCGGATGTCCGCATGGTCTATTCCATCTTTGATGCCCTGGACATGGCAAAGGAAAATCCGGACAAAGAGGTGGTGTTTTGCGCAGTGGGCTTTGAAACCACCATCCCGACCATTGCAGGGGCCGTGCTCACCGCCAAAGCCCGGGGGGTAAATAATTTCAGCGTTTACGGGGCCAACAAGCTGACGCCTCCGGCCCTGGCCGCGCTCATGGAGACCGACGGTGTTCAGATAGACGGATTTATTCTGCCAGGACACGTATCTGTCATCACAGGCCTTGACGCCTTTGCACCAACATTTGAAAGATATAATATCCCTTCGGCGGTCACAGGATTCGAACCTGTGGATATCCTTAAGGCCGTGCTCCTACTTGTGGAGCAAAATGAATCCGGAACCCCCGGGCTGGTCAATGCCTACCCCCGGGCTGTGGCGGATGCCGGAAATCCCAAAGCCCGGGCAATCATGGATCAGGTGTTTGAAAAGGCCGATGCCCTGTGGAGAGGGATCGGTAATATCCCGGATTCAGGCATGGTGCTGAGGGAATCCTTTTCCCAGTTTGACGCTGCCAGAAAATTTAATTTGGCGATTCCGGATACCCGGGAACCGGCCGGATGCGACTGCGGCAAAATTTTAATGGGGCTCAAACGGCCGGATCAGTGCCGGCTGTACAAAAAAACCTGTACCCCCATGCATCCGGTGGGACCCTGCATGGTTTCCAGCGAGGGATCCTGTGCGGCCTTCTATAAATACAGCCGGTAA
- a CDS encoding Thivi_2564 family membrane protein, whose product MDLAQFAIILIFVGFLFWIANNYIPMDRRIRQILNILAVIAFVLWLGNLFGTLDPFPWVTK is encoded by the coding sequence ATGGACCTTGCACAATTTGCAATCATTTTAATCTTTGTCGGATTTCTGTTCTGGATAGCCAACAATTACATTCCCATGGACAGAAGAATCCGGCAGATTCTTAACATTCTCGCTGTTATCGCCTTTGTTTTGTGGTTGGGCAATCTGTTTGGGACATTAGATCCATTCCCATGGGTAACTAAATAA
- a CDS encoding ISAs1 family transposase, whose translation MKKEGYVFDEHITVDGGHGRIETRRSVTTSDIGWLYDKENWPGLKSLGMIESTREVNGETSYETRYYISSLDGSAQLFGDSVRKHWGIENSVHWVLDIAFRENESRIRKVFGPENFSAIRHIALNLLKENKNFKGSMNSKRLNAAMNKQYLQDVVFG comes from the coding sequence ATGAAAAAAGAAGGTTATGTCTTTGATGAACATATAACTGTAGATGGGGGGCATGGCCGCATTGAAACCCGTAGAAGCGTAACGACGTCTGATATTGGCTGGCTTTATGACAAAGAGAACTGGCCTGGTCTGAAATCATTAGGCATGATCGAAAGCACCCGGGAAGTCAACGGAGAAACCAGCTATGAAACGCGTTATTATATATCCAGCCTTGATGGCTCTGCCCAATTATTTGGCGATTCGGTTCGCAAGCATTGGGGAATAGAGAATTCTGTCCATTGGGTATTGGATATCGCTTTTCGAGAGAATGAAAGCAGGATACGCAAAGTGTTTGGGCCTGAGAATTTTTCAGCAATTCGGCATATTGCGTTAAACCTGCTTAAAGAAAATAAAAACTTCAAAGGAAGCATGAATTCAAAAAGATTGAATGCTGCAATGAACAAACAATATTTGCAGGATGTGGTGTTCGGATAA
- a CDS encoding thiamine pyrophosphate-dependent enzyme — MDGRGDQSIPLVDELNPDRVMKALATLLDLPVHDSAADYRAQITQELEGSIPGRPMTFCPGCPHCASFWLLHEAMKLDNRKGFIAGDIGCYVMGVSDCGFQTVKTCAAMGSGIGMASGFGQLHRFGFDRTVMAVCGDSTFSHTAMPGLVNAIHNQANVIMVILDNTGTAMTGFQPHPGIPLGAAGNPLPALDIPAICRAMGVRVEIADPFKFAEARQTIADLMDDDGGVRVLVLRQACALSPVRKGKKAWTVTVNPDKCVAEACGCNRFCTRIFKCPGLIWDPVEKRTRIDEFVCVGCGVCAQVCPHNAITIEKVVNP; from the coding sequence ATGGACGGACGCGGGGATCAGAGCATTCCCCTGGTGGATGAACTGAACCCGGACCGTGTCATGAAAGCTCTGGCAACGCTTCTTGATCTGCCTGTGCACGATTCCGCTGCCGATTACCGGGCCCAAATTACACAAGAACTGGAGGGCAGCATTCCGGGCCGGCCCATGACCTTCTGCCCCGGCTGCCCCCACTGCGCCTCCTTCTGGCTGCTCCATGAAGCCATGAAACTTGATAACCGTAAAGGGTTCATTGCCGGTGACATCGGCTGTTACGTCATGGGCGTGTCGGACTGCGGGTTTCAGACCGTAAAAACCTGTGCCGCCATGGGGTCAGGCATCGGTATGGCCAGCGGATTCGGTCAGTTGCATCGCTTTGGGTTTGACCGGACCGTCATGGCGGTGTGCGGGGATTCCACCTTTTCCCACACCGCCATGCCCGGTCTGGTGAACGCCATCCACAACCAGGCCAACGTGATCATGGTGATACTGGACAACACGGGAACGGCCATGACCGGCTTTCAGCCCCATCCCGGCATTCCCCTTGGTGCGGCCGGAAATCCCCTGCCGGCCCTGGACATCCCGGCTATTTGCCGTGCCATGGGTGTGCGGGTGGAAATCGCCGATCCGTTCAAGTTTGCCGAAGCCCGTCAAACCATAGCGGATTTGATGGATGATGACGGCGGCGTGCGTGTGCTGGTGCTCCGGCAAGCCTGTGCGCTCAGCCCGGTCCGCAAGGGCAAGAAGGCGTGGACGGTGACGGTGAATCCGGACAAATGCGTGGCCGAGGCCTGCGGATGTAACCGGTTTTGCACAAGGATTTTCAAATGTCCCGGCCTGATTTGGGATCCGGTGGAGAAGCGAACACGAATCGATGAATTTGTCTGTGTGGGGTGCGGTGTTTGCGCCCAGGTTTGCCCGCACAACGCGATCACGATAGAAAAGGTGGTGAACCCATGA
- the hypF gene encoding carbamoyltransferase HypF, protein MRSSGIAAKKIEISGVVQGVGFRPFLFGLAAAHHLCGHVSNTASGVALFVQGTPRDLAAFLFDIPEKKPLLSQISRMVSTDTQPVDLADFTILKSQVAQTRSALISPDVGVCPDCLKEMQDPCDRRFEYPFINCTNCGPRYTIIQDIPYDRSQTSMKSFAMCPNCLKEYEDPLNRRFHAQPNACPVCGPRVFLTDNTGKQVGGDDPAKAMALAAQFLRQGKIVAVKGLGGFHLAVDATSATAVDLLRLRKKRPHKPFALMAAWNSSVFNHVCMSEEEKKLLRSYQRPIVLLEKKARSRFKDTDLAPNLSLDNRCLGIMLPYTPLHYLLLEKGPDILVMTSGNRSGEPLSIDNAAALDAFSHIADYFLLHDRDIYFRADDSIARIQQGKLRFLRRSRGYAPLPVDITPPGGDGLANILGCGAGMKSTVCLTRDRYAFLSPHIGDLESLQVRNFYKASIEHMQKILDIRPGCVAHDLHPGYFSTQFAKALGDQGLPLVGVQHHHAHALSCMAENHLDGKVLALTLDGTGLGTDGHIWGGEVLACTYEGFERCAQLDYLPMPGGDAAVTAPWRMAVSLLYKVYGAQMTDLDIPFVRALDKSRLAFLIQMMDRQVNCPLTSSTGRLFDAVSALLMICHEISYDSQAAIALEAAADFQDPAITAYPFDINRKDMETGADGCGIITAGSWVRQMVAEIKNGVPRGRIAARFHLTLCDMMVNAAARAGQKTGLDRIVLSGGVFNNDAVFSRITRTLKEKGFNVYTHSIVPCGDGGIALGQAMAAATRRPKIKQKGNP, encoded by the coding sequence ATGCGTTCTTCCGGCATAGCGGCAAAAAAAATTGAAATCTCAGGGGTGGTCCAGGGGGTCGGGTTCCGCCCTTTCTTATTTGGTCTTGCAGCCGCGCATCATCTTTGCGGCCATGTGTCCAATACGGCTTCCGGTGTAGCGCTTTTCGTCCAGGGAACGCCCCGGGACCTGGCTGCTTTTCTTTTTGATATTCCTGAAAAAAAACCGCTGCTGTCACAGATTTCACGCATGGTTTCAACGGACACACAACCGGTAGATTTGGCTGATTTCACCATTCTTAAAAGCCAGGTTGCCCAGACCCGGTCCGCCTTGATCTCTCCGGATGTGGGGGTGTGCCCCGATTGCCTTAAAGAGATGCAGGATCCTTGTGACCGCAGGTTTGAATACCCTTTTATCAACTGTACCAACTGCGGGCCAAGATACACCATCATCCAGGATATTCCCTACGATCGGTCCCAAACCTCTATGAAGTCCTTTGCCATGTGTCCGAATTGCCTGAAAGAGTATGAAGACCCCTTGAACCGCCGATTCCACGCCCAGCCCAATGCCTGCCCCGTATGCGGTCCCCGGGTGTTTTTGACGGACAATACGGGAAAACAGGTGGGCGGGGATGACCCGGCAAAGGCCATGGCACTTGCGGCCCAGTTTCTAAGACAGGGAAAAATCGTTGCGGTCAAAGGACTTGGCGGGTTTCACCTGGCTGTGGATGCCACCAGCGCCACTGCGGTTGATTTGCTGCGCCTAAGAAAAAAACGTCCTCATAAACCATTTGCCCTCATGGCGGCCTGGAATTCTTCTGTGTTTAATCATGTCTGCATGAGTGAAGAAGAAAAAAAGTTGCTGCGGTCCTATCAACGGCCCATTGTGCTGTTGGAAAAAAAGGCGCGGTCCCGGTTTAAGGACACAGATCTTGCCCCGAACCTTTCTTTGGACAACCGTTGTCTGGGTATCATGCTTCCCTATACGCCGCTGCACTATCTGCTTCTGGAAAAGGGGCCCGATATTCTGGTCATGACCTCGGGAAACCGGTCCGGTGAACCCTTGTCCATTGACAATGCCGCCGCCCTGGATGCCTTTTCCCATATTGCCGACTATTTTCTGCTTCACGACCGGGATATCTATTTCAGGGCCGATGACTCCATTGCCAGGATCCAGCAGGGCAAACTGCGGTTTTTGCGCCGGTCCAGGGGATATGCCCCCCTGCCCGTGGATATAACACCGCCTGGCGGTGACGGACTTGCCAATATTCTTGGGTGCGGGGCCGGTATGAAATCCACTGTCTGCCTCACCCGGGACCGGTACGCTTTTTTAAGCCCGCACATCGGGGATCTGGAATCGCTGCAGGTTCGCAATTTTTATAAAGCCAGCATTGAACATATGCAAAAAATTTTGGATATCCGGCCTGGCTGCGTGGCCCATGACCTGCATCCGGGATATTTTTCCACACAATTTGCCAAGGCCCTTGGGGATCAGGGACTGCCTCTGGTAGGGGTCCAGCACCATCATGCCCATGCCCTTTCCTGCATGGCGGAAAATCACCTGGACGGAAAGGTGCTTGCCCTGACCCTGGACGGCACGGGTCTGGGCACCGACGGCCATATCTGGGGCGGGGAAGTGCTGGCCTGTACCTATGAAGGATTTGAGCGCTGTGCACAGCTGGATTACCTGCCCATGCCGGGAGGGGATGCCGCGGTGACAGCGCCGTGGCGCATGGCGGTTTCCCTGTTGTATAAGGTGTATGGGGCACAGATGACAGACCTGGATATCCCTTTTGTCCGGGCCCTGGACAAATCCAGGCTGGCATTTTTAATCCAGATGATGGACCGGCAGGTGAACTGTCCGTTGACATCTAGTACAGGCCGTCTGTTTGATGCGGTTTCCGCTCTTCTGATGATTTGCCATGAAATTTCCTATGACAGCCAGGCCGCCATTGCACTGGAAGCGGCTGCTGACTTTCAAGACCCGGCAATCACCGCGTACCCCTTTGACATAAATAGAAAAGACATGGAAACAGGCGCTGACGGCTGTGGGATTATCACCGCCGGTTCCTGGGTACGGCAGATGGTGGCCGAGATCAAAAACGGTGTGCCCCGGGGGCGAATTGCGGCACGGTTTCATCTGACCCTGTGTGATATGATGGTGAACGCTGCCGCGCGCGCCGGTCAGAAAACCGGCCTTGACCGTATTGTTTTGTCCGGCGGGGTGTTTAACAATGATGCGGTTTTTTCCCGGATAACCCGTACGCTTAAAGAAAAAGGATTTAACGTGTATACCCACAGCATTGTTCCCTGCGGGGATGGCGGCATTGCCCTGGGGCAGGCCATGGCGGCCGCCACCCGGAGACCCAAAATAAAGCAGAAAGGCAACCCATGA
- a CDS encoding cytidylate kinase-like family protein, producing the protein MRNTSKETVYPPGYYGKKMMSASDWAGTQVEKWERAQAEIKAADQFSQKHCICLSRGIGAGAMEVADFLSEITGYRVIDKEIIEHMAKDSFLTEKIIKTFDERFPGKMSELLVSLSVEKKFFKTDYAKQLAKTVAALAHTEPTIFVGRGTHLILSRHTILSVQLVCSKKNRIEKLANTLGIGNSEAEEQLNIIDDEHHEFFKKVFLREKISPDEFDLVIHMDHITQELQAAQIIACAFEQKFGVTFTAK; encoded by the coding sequence ATGAGAAATACATCGAAAGAAACAGTCTACCCTCCCGGATATTACGGCAAAAAAATGATGAGCGCCTCAGATTGGGCCGGTACGCAAGTCGAAAAATGGGAACGAGCCCAGGCAGAAATAAAGGCCGCCGACCAGTTCTCACAAAAGCATTGTATTTGTCTATCCCGCGGGATAGGTGCCGGTGCCATGGAAGTGGCCGACTTTCTGTCGGAAATAACAGGCTATCGTGTGATTGATAAAGAAATTATAGAACATATGGCAAAAGATTCTTTTCTCACAGAAAAGATTATTAAGACTTTTGACGAGCGGTTTCCGGGAAAAATGAGTGAACTGCTTGTTTCTCTCTCTGTTGAGAAAAAATTTTTTAAAACCGATTATGCCAAACAACTGGCAAAAACGGTCGCTGCATTGGCACATACCGAACCGACGATATTTGTCGGCCGGGGAACTCACTTGATTCTGTCCCGCCATACCATTCTATCGGTACAATTGGTGTGCAGCAAAAAGAATCGGATTGAAAAACTGGCAAATACGCTGGGTATCGGGAACAGTGAAGCAGAAGAACAATTAAACATCATTGATGATGAACATCATGAATTTTTCAAAAAGGTTTTTCTCAGGGAAAAAATCTCTCCCGATGAATTTGATCTGGTCATTCATATGGATCACATTACCCAGGAACTTCAGGCTGCTCAAATCATCGCATGCGCATTTGAGCAAAAATTCGGCGTAACGTTCACAGCTAAATGA